The Henckelia pumila isolate YLH828 unplaced genomic scaffold, ASM3356847v2 CTG_461:::fragment_3, whole genome shotgun sequence genome window below encodes:
- the LOC140871799 gene encoding uncharacterized protein, translating into MRLWRIQQWRHPKSTTLASYISHSSAVLETKISSQSQNRLSEENGEYNIGPVSVSDATYWTRRIHNLCTDVDAALRLLHLLSLRGYRPNSLNISSILHALCDANRFDEAHHRFGHFVYSHCAPDERTCNVLIARLLDGREPFWTLRVMNALAAEKPEFVPSLVNYNRLIDNLCQLGRLEVAHLMLYHTINRGHCLNVVSFTTLLDGYCGIGEVRSAEKLFDEMSEYGVSPNALSYCALFRGVLRKKEFDYGRRLMGMIWEVMEREEATQVNNTAFCSFIDSLCREGLFHELFKIAEDMPQGKSVLEEFAYGQMIYALCTFERYNGAARIVYMMRKKGYIPTFVSYNSIIHGLCNDGDCLRAFQLLEEGMEFGYIPSEFTYTVLVEGLCRELDLAKAKKVLDLMLIHNAIERNRTRIYNIYLRALCHINNPTELLNILVMMLQSQSNPDVITLNTVIKSFCKMGRIPEALQVFGDMTTGKFCAPDGVTFTTLIYGLLNVGKVEEAVDFLRKAMTENHFSPGVVTYNAMLRGLFKLGRVNEAMEVFDSIVHGGVAADCVTYTIIIDGLCEFFQIDEAKRFWENIVWPSGVHDNFVYAAILKGLCHSEKYNEAHDLLYELADCGITLNTVNYNIVIDHACRLGLKREAYQIVGEMKNNGLVPDAVTWRILDKLHKNP; encoded by the coding sequence ATGCGCCTGTGGAGAATCCAACAATGGCGCCACCCCAAATCCACAACTCTCGCCTCTTACATTTCACATTCCTCCGCCGTACTTGAGACCAAGATTTCGTCTCAGTCGCAAAATCGCTTGTCGGAAGAAAACGGCGAATACAACATCGGGCCTGTCAGCGTGAGCGACGCAACCTACTGGACGCGACGCATTCACAACCTCTGCACCGACGTTGACGCCGCTCTCCGCCTCCTCCATCTTCTCAGTCTCCGGGGATACCGTCCCAACTCACTTAACATCAGCAGCATACTCCACGCCCTCTGTGATGCCAATCGATTCGATGAAGCTCACCATCGCTTTGGTCACTTCGTTTACTCACATTGCGCACCAGACGAGCGCACCTGCAACGTTCTTATAGCGAGGTTGCTTGATGGACGTGAACCTTTTTGGACGTTGCGCGTGATGAATGCGTTGGCTGCAGAGAAGCCTGAGTTTGTGCCTTCTTTGGTAAATTATAATCGTTTGATCGATAATTTGTGTCAGTTGGGGAGATTGGAAGTAGCCCATTTGATGTTGTATCATACGATAAACCGAGGACACTGTCTGAATGTTGTTTCATTCACAACTTTGCTTGATGGGTATTGTGGAATTGGTGAAGTGCGGTCGGCTGAAAAGTTGTTTGATGAAATGTCTGAGTATGGAGTGAGTCCGAATGCGCTCAGTTATTGTGCATTGTTCCGTGGGGTGTTGAGGAAAAAGGAGTTTGATTACGGGAGAAGATTGATGGGAATGATTTGGGAGGTCATGGAAAGAGAAGAAGCTACGCAGGTTAATAACACGGCGTTTTGTAGCTTTATTGATTCTTTGTGTAGAGAAGGGTTGTTTCATGAATTATTCAAAATTGCTGAAGATATGCCTCAAGGAAAGAGTGTTCTGGAAGAATTTGCGTATGGACAAATGATTTATGCTCTGTGTACATTTGAAAGATACAATGGTGCTGCAAGGATTGTTTATATGATGAGAAAGAAAGGGTATATCCCTACCTTTGTGTCATACAATTCCATCATACATGGTCTATGTAACGACGGCGATTGCTTGAGGGCTTTTCAGTTGTTAGAAGAAGGAATGGAGTTCGGATATATTCCCTCAGAGTTCACCTATACAGTCTTGGTCGAGGGTCTTTGTCGTGAACTAGACCTTGCTAAAGCAAAGAAAGTTCTAGATCTAATGTTGATACACAATGCCATAGAACGAAATAGGACTAggatatacaatatatatttgAGGGCTCTTTGTCATATCAATAACCCTACCGAGCTTTTAAATATACTTGTTATGATGCTTCAATCCCAATCCAATCCAGACGTCATTACCCTTAACACTGTTATAAAGTCATTTTGCAAAATGGGGAGAATTCCAGAGGCCTTGCAGGTGTTTGGTGATATGACGACAGGGAAATTTTGTGCTCCAGATGGGGTAACTTTCACTACTCTTATATATGGACTCTTGAATGTGGGAAAAGTTGAGGAAGCTGTTGATTTCTTGCGAAAGGCAATGACTGAGAATCATTTTTCTCCTGGTGTCGTGACTTATAATGCTATGCTTCGAGGATTGTTTAAATTAGGCCGAGTAAACGAAGCCATGGAAGTTTTTGATAGTATTGTCCATGGCGGGGTGGCAGCTGATTGTGTTACTTACACTATTATAATCGATGGGCTGTGTGAATTTTTTCAGATAGATGAGGCCAAAAGGTTTTGGGAAAATATTGTTTGGCCATCAGGAGTTCACGACAATTTTGTTTATGCTGCCATACTTAAAGGCCTTTGCCACTCGGAAAAATACAACGAGGCCCATGATCTACTATATGAGTTGGCTGATTGTGGGATTACTCTCAACACTGTAAATTATAATATCGTTATTGACCATGCGTGTAGGTTAGGTTTGAAGCGAGAAGCTTATCAGATTGTTGGTGAAATGAAAAACAATGGATTAGTACCGGATGCTGTAACATGGAGAATATTGGATAAATTGCACAAGAATCCATAA
- the LOC140872309 gene encoding remorin 1.4-like codes for MGSEEETKKVDEQKALVSLLKEEDLEAPSKPPLIPQEEAAEDGDEKGMDSALARVEMEKRLALIKAWEDNEKTKVDNKAHKKLAAIDAWENTKRALIDAQLKQIEENFENKKGKYGEKMKNKMAIIHKTAEEMRATAAADREHAVFTVEEASASFRATGHVPKKLFPCFGC; via the exons ATGGGATCAGAAGAAGAAACAAAGAAAGTTGATGAGCAAAAAGCACTTGTTTCACTGCTCAAGGAGGAGGATTTAGAAGCACCCTCGAAGCCTCCTCTCATACCTCAAG AGGAAGCAGCAGAGGATGGAGATGAAAAAGGAATGG ATTCGGCACTTGCAAGGGTTGAGATGGAAAAGAGATTGGCCTTGATTAAAGCTTGGGAAGACAATGAAAAAACTAAAGTAGACAACAA GGCTCACAAAAAGTTGGCTGCTATAGATGCATGGGAGAACACCAAAAGAGCACTTATCGATGCTCAACTCAAGCAAATTGAg gaaaattttgaaaataagaaGGGGAAATATGGGGAAAAGATGAAGAATAAGATGGCTATAATTCATAAAACAGCTGAAGAAATGCGGGCGACTGCTGCAGCTGATCGCGAGCATGCTGTTTTCACGGTGGAGGAGGCGTCTGCGTCGTTCCGTGCCACCGGTCACGTGCCTAAGAAGCTGTTTCCATGCTTTGGGtgctga